The Chitinibacter bivalviorum genomic interval CTGCCAGCGTATTTAAGCAAGCTTGTATGAAGCGAAACTTAAGTAAATTATTTTTTTGCTCATTTAGATTCATTCGGCTTTGATCAAAGCCAGATCACCTTGAGTCGATCAAATACGAATTTTGAATTGACTGACTATACTTTGACAAAGCACTAGCCTGGGATAGCCATGACCGCCACGTCAAAATCGCTTGCTCTCACGCAATTTCACCATCTCGTCTGCGAGCTCTATCCCGCCTTGAGCGCACTCGAGCTAGTCGGAAATTTGCATGAATATTGGAACAAGCTCGCCAACGAAGCCCAAGTTTCACAATATGTGTTGCAAGAGCAATTGGCCAACCATCTGGGCATTGAACCGCTCAAGTACTTTGACCCCGACCCCGCAGTGGCCACGCTACTCTTGCCGAGTAAAGCTCGAAAACACATGGCGCTCCCCATGTATCGCAAAGATGGCATCCTGCACGTTGCCATCGCCAACCCTGCAGACACAGAACTCCAACTTACTCTCAATTTTCTAGCCGATGGCGCGCTGAAATTACTCCTCGCTATTCCCGAAGACCTAGATGCTGCGATCCAATTTGCTTATTCAGGCCATCAATCCAGCGGCGGCGATGCCAATGAATCTTTGCTAAATCATGCCATTGATTCAAATCTGCAAAGTGAGGAAGTCCTGGTCGAGCTTGCTCGGGAGCTGTCACGACAAGCCATCCGCAATAACGCTTCCGATTTACACCTTATGCCATTTTTAGGTGGCGGCTCTGTGCGTATCCGAGTCGATGGCCAATTACGCCGAGTGGCACTGATTCCACTCAAAGTCTATGAGGCGCTTTGCCGTTATTTAAAAGTGCAGGCGGGCATGGACCCCACCAATGAGCGGACACCACAAGATGGGCGCATCAGTATGCGCTATGAAAATCGCACCTTTGATTTACGCCTATCCTCCCTACCATTACGAGAAGGCGAGCGCATCGTAATGCGCTTTCTGGATCAAAGCCGCAGTGTCAATTTGGCTCAATCGGGTTTTGCCATTTCAGAAATGCGGGCCATTCAACGTCTTACCGAACATGTGTCAGGTCTGGTACTGATTACGGGGCCAACGGGCTCGGGCAAAACGAGTACTTTGGCGGGGATTCTGCGCGAACTCAATACATTCCAGCGCTGTATTATCACCGTCGAAAATCCAGTTGAATATGTGATCCCAGGCATTTCACAAGTGGATATCAACGATAAGGCTGGAATGACTTTTGCCGCCGCTTTGCGCAGTACCTTGCGGCAAGATCCAGATATAGTATTGATCGGAGAAATTCGAGATGCGGAAACGGCAATGATTGCATTGCAAGCCGCGCTCACCGGCCA includes:
- a CDS encoding GspE/PulE family protein, translating into MTATSKSLALTQFHHLVCELYPALSALELVGNLHEYWNKLANEAQVSQYVLQEQLANHLGIEPLKYFDPDPAVATLLLPSKARKHMALPMYRKDGILHVAIANPADTELQLTLNFLADGALKLLLAIPEDLDAAIQFAYSGHQSSGGDANESLLNHAIDSNLQSEEVLVELARELSRQAIRNNASDLHLMPFLGGGSVRIRVDGQLRRVALIPLKVYEALCRYLKVQAGMDPTNERTPQDGRISMRYENRTFDLRLSSLPLREGERIVMRFLDQSRSVNLAQSGFAISEMRAIQRLTEHVSGLVLITGPTGSGKTSTLAGILRELNTFQRCIITVENPVEYVIPGISQVDINDKAGMTFAAALRSTLRQDPDIVLIGEIRDAETAMIALQAALTGHLVLSTLHTNDAWGAIPRLLDLGCKPSVLADALNGVIAQRLYRRLCRECREAVSEPLSAEEAAFHNLTRAKPAYRAVGCPSCHYSGYSGRLPFSEILELTPQLRQQISEGNLHPPEISRTPNSTQSLSSSIARHIISGRTTVSEALHIMGAKLWHDLAKEYGTPAPTSSFFDCNSTHAQTMSVLFISSKPDVTDEFDAELDQVGFMTLSCQTAKEACSLVEQNENIALIVADLDSAFTSSEALLWMQEARRELSWSRLPALILLPVGKEEWGPLLKADGAISPCLARPLQPKQLSEQILRPFESQL